A window of the Acidobacteriota bacterium genome harbors these coding sequences:
- a CDS encoding XRE family transcriptional regulator, whose translation MTLTEYRESIPMSIPELARRANVDAQTIRNAESGQRVSARVARSIAEALSEALGRTITYRDIEGLDVRL comes from the coding sequence ATGACGTTGACAGAGTACCGGGAGAGCATTCCGATGAGCATTCCTGAACTCGCAAGGCGCGCAAACGTTGATGCACAGACCATCAGAAATGCAGAAAGTGGACAACGTGTTTCTGCGCGAGTTGCAAGAAGCATTGCTGAAGCACTCAGCGAGGCTTTAGGACGCACCATCACCTATCGTGATATCGAGGGGTTGGACGTTCGTCTTTAG